A DNA window from Streptomyces canus contains the following coding sequences:
- a CDS encoding GNAT family N-acetyltransferase: METQDIRVEIAREADQELVDAFGRMLPQLSSTAEALDLAALDRILACDANTMLIARSPAGSVIGTLTLVMYPAPAGLRARIEDVIVDHAARGQGIAGLLIREAIRLAREAGARTVDLTSRPDRAAANRLYERQGFRQRESTVYRVPLKS; encoded by the coding sequence ATGGAGACTCAGGACATCCGGGTGGAGATCGCCCGGGAGGCGGACCAGGAGCTTGTCGACGCCTTCGGGCGGATGCTGCCGCAGCTGTCCTCGACGGCCGAGGCCCTCGACCTCGCGGCGCTCGACCGCATCCTGGCCTGTGACGCCAACACCATGCTGATCGCCAGGTCGCCGGCCGGGTCGGTCATCGGCACCCTGACCCTGGTCATGTACCCCGCGCCCGCAGGACTGCGGGCCCGTATCGAGGACGTGATCGTCGACCACGCGGCACGCGGCCAGGGCATCGCCGGACTGCTGATCCGGGAGGCCATCCGGCTCGCCCGGGAGGCCGGGGCCCGTACCGTCGATCTGACCTCCCGCCCGGACCGGGCGGCGGCCAACCGGCTGTACGAGCGGCAGGGGTTCCGGCAGCGGGAGTCGACGGTGTACCGGGTGCCGCTCAAAAGCTGA
- a CDS encoding CDP-alcohol phosphatidyltransferase family protein — protein MALNNTYQARLVQQETAVGAGLQILLLALLGTAIGMGPAGWLTGLAFAVATWAVLSRALHRTRPRSFGPANRVTLGRATLVGGVTALVADSFQDSPPVTLFVGLTAVALILDGVDGKVARATGTSTPLGARFDMEVDAFLILVLSVYVSMSQGPWVLLIGAMRYGFVAAARVWSWLNAPLPPSMARKTVAALQGILLLVAASGYLPYSATFGVVAVALGTLVWSFGRDILWLWRTHRADQAAVGELLELEFAAVEREPEAVAS, from the coding sequence GTGGCCCTGAACAACACTTACCAAGCAAGGCTGGTCCAGCAGGAGACCGCTGTGGGAGCGGGTCTGCAGATCCTGTTGCTGGCCCTGCTCGGCACGGCGATCGGCATGGGGCCCGCGGGCTGGCTGACCGGCCTCGCCTTCGCCGTCGCCACCTGGGCCGTGCTCTCCAGGGCATTGCACCGCACCCGGCCTCGCTCCTTCGGACCGGCCAACCGCGTGACCCTCGGCCGGGCGACCCTCGTCGGCGGAGTGACCGCGCTGGTCGCGGACTCCTTCCAGGACTCCCCGCCGGTGACGCTGTTCGTGGGCCTGACCGCGGTGGCCCTGATCCTCGACGGCGTCGACGGCAAGGTCGCCCGCGCCACGGGCACCTCGACCCCGCTGGGCGCGCGGTTCGACATGGAGGTCGACGCGTTCCTGATCCTGGTGCTCAGTGTGTACGTCTCGATGTCGCAGGGTCCGTGGGTGCTGCTGATCGGCGCCATGCGCTACGGCTTCGTCGCCGCCGCCCGCGTCTGGAGCTGGCTGAACGCCCCCCTGCCGCCGAGCATGGCCCGCAAGACGGTGGCCGCGCTGCAGGGGATCCTGCTGCTCGTGGCCGCGTCCGGGTACCTGCCGTACTCGGCGACCTTCGGGGTCGTGGCCGTCGCTCTGGGGACGCTGGTCTGGTCGTTCGGCCGGGACATCCTGTGGCTGTGGCGCACGCACCGGGCGGACCAGGCGGCGGTGGGCGAGCTGCTGGAGCTGGAGTTCGCGGCGGTGGAGCGGGAGCCGGAGGCTGTTGCCTCCTGA
- a CDS encoding zinc-dependent alcohol dehydrogenase has translation MKAAARAFWLRSPGEGELREVTLPAPREDEVLVRSLYSGVSRGTETLVFRGGVPESQYATMRAPFQEGDFPGPVKYGYLSVGVVEEGPSALKGRAVFCLYPHQTRYVVPASAVTVVPDDVPAERAVLAGTVETAVNALWDAAPLIGDRIAVVGGGMVGSSVAALLARFPGARVQLVDADPARAKTAEALGVGFATPADALGACDLVIHASATEQGLARSLELLSAEGTVLELSWYGDRKVALPLGEAFHSRRLVIRSSQVGTVSPARGNRSFGDRLALALKLLADPALDALITGESAFEELPEVMPKLASGEIPALCHLVRYGKSA, from the coding sequence ATGAAGGCCGCCGCACGCGCGTTCTGGCTCCGCTCTCCGGGCGAGGGCGAGCTACGGGAGGTCACCCTTCCGGCCCCGCGTGAGGACGAGGTGCTGGTCCGCTCGCTGTACTCAGGGGTCAGCCGGGGCACGGAGACACTCGTGTTCCGCGGCGGGGTGCCCGAGAGCCAGTACGCGACCATGCGGGCACCGTTCCAGGAGGGCGACTTCCCGGGGCCGGTGAAGTACGGCTACCTCAGCGTCGGAGTGGTGGAGGAGGGGCCCTCCGCGCTGAAGGGCAGGGCCGTCTTCTGTCTGTACCCGCATCAGACGCGGTACGTGGTTCCCGCGAGCGCCGTGACGGTCGTACCGGACGACGTGCCCGCCGAACGGGCCGTCCTCGCCGGCACGGTCGAGACCGCCGTGAACGCCCTCTGGGACGCGGCCCCCCTGATCGGCGACCGGATCGCGGTGGTCGGCGGCGGCATGGTCGGCAGTTCGGTCGCCGCGCTGCTGGCCCGCTTTCCGGGCGCCCGGGTCCAGTTGGTGGACGCCGACCCCGCCCGCGCCAAGACCGCCGAGGCCCTCGGCGTCGGCTTCGCGACCCCCGCGGACGCCCTCGGCGCGTGCGACCTCGTCATCCACGCCAGCGCCACCGAACAGGGCCTCGCCCGCTCCCTGGAACTCCTCAGCGCCGAGGGCACGGTCCTCGAACTGAGCTGGTACGGCGACCGCAAGGTCGCCCTCCCGCTCGGCGAGGCCTTCCACTCCCGGCGGCTCGTCATCCGCAGCAGCCAGGTCGGCACCGTGTCCCCGGCGCGCGGCAACCGCAGTTTCGGCGACCGGCTGGCGCTCGCGCTGAAGCTGCTCGCCGATCCGGCGCTCGACGCCCTCATCACGGGGGAAAGCGCGTTCGAAGAACTCCCCGAGGTGATGCCGAAGCTGGCCAGTGGGGAAATTCCGGCCCTCTGTCACCTCGTGAGGTACGGCAAGAGCGCCTGA
- a CDS encoding 6-pyruvoyl trahydropterin synthase family protein — MFSITVRDHIMIAHSFRGEVFGPAQRLHGATFLVDATFRREQLDDDNIVVDIGLATQELGAVVSELNYRNLDNEPDFAGINTSTEFLAKVIADRLAERIEKGALGEGAKGLAGLTVTLHESHVAWASYERAL; from the coding sequence TTGTTCAGCATCACCGTCCGCGATCACATCATGATCGCCCACAGCTTCCGCGGCGAGGTCTTCGGGCCCGCGCAGCGTCTGCACGGAGCCACGTTCCTGGTGGACGCCACGTTCCGGCGCGAACAGCTGGACGACGACAACATCGTCGTCGACATCGGACTGGCCACCCAGGAACTCGGTGCCGTCGTCAGCGAGTTGAACTACCGCAACCTCGACAACGAACCCGACTTCGCCGGGATCAACACCTCGACGGAGTTCCTGGCGAAGGTCATCGCGGACCGGCTCGCCGAGCGCATCGAGAAGGGCGCTCTCGGTGAGGGCGCCAAGGGCCTCGCGGGCCTGACCGTCACCCTGCACGAGTCGCATGTCGCCTGGGCGAGTTACGAGCGTGCCCTGTGA
- a CDS encoding glycosyltransferase family 4 protein, which translates to MTDMTTGRTGTLDYVPVQHSALKKAEIIPMSLRSVHFVMPGGVDDSTAPSGGNAYDRRVCLDLPGFGWQVERHAVAGGWPRPGAAARTELARTLRDLPDDTVVLIDGLVACGVPEIIVPEAERLRLAVLVHLPLGDETGLEPNLALELDAKEREVLRAVPAVIATSDWAVRRLVSHHGLTPERVHVATPGADIAPLASGTDGVSRLLCVAAVTPRKGQHRLIEALAGAQDLPWSCVCVGGITQDPEYVASLRMLIKKYGLQDRLHLAGPQAGAELDASYAAADLMVLASYAETYGMAVTEALARGIPVLATDVGGLPEAVGRAPDGGVPGILVPPEDPAALAAELRGWFGEADVRRRLKAAARGRRAALDGWATTARSLAGVLGRLPSEPRRAA; encoded by the coding sequence GTGACCGACATGACCACCGGGCGGACGGGCACGCTCGACTACGTACCCGTGCAGCACTCCGCCCTCAAGAAGGCCGAGATCATCCCGATGTCCCTGCGGTCCGTGCACTTCGTGATGCCCGGTGGCGTGGACGACTCGACCGCGCCGAGCGGCGGCAACGCCTATGACCGGCGGGTCTGCCTGGACCTGCCCGGCTTCGGCTGGCAGGTCGAACGCCACGCGGTGGCCGGCGGCTGGCCCCGACCGGGAGCCGCGGCCCGTACCGAGCTGGCCCGCACCCTGCGGGACCTGCCGGACGACACCGTCGTCCTGATCGACGGACTGGTCGCCTGCGGGGTCCCGGAGATCATCGTCCCCGAGGCGGAGCGGCTGCGGCTCGCCGTCCTCGTCCACCTGCCGCTCGGCGACGAGACCGGGCTCGAACCGAATCTCGCCCTCGAACTGGACGCCAAGGAGCGCGAGGTGCTGCGGGCCGTGCCCGCCGTCATCGCCACCAGCGACTGGGCCGTACGGCGACTCGTCTCGCACCACGGCCTCACCCCCGAGCGGGTCCATGTCGCCACCCCGGGTGCCGACATCGCCCCGCTCGCCTCCGGCACCGACGGTGTCTCACGGCTGCTGTGCGTGGCCGCCGTGACTCCCCGCAAGGGACAGCACCGGCTGATCGAGGCACTGGCCGGCGCACAGGACCTGCCGTGGAGCTGCGTGTGCGTCGGCGGGATCACCCAGGATCCCGAGTACGTCGCCAGTCTGCGGATGCTCATCAAGAAGTACGGCCTCCAGGACCGCCTGCACCTCGCGGGGCCGCAGGCCGGGGCCGAGCTCGACGCCAGCTACGCCGCAGCCGACCTGATGGTCCTCGCCTCCTACGCCGAGACCTACGGCATGGCGGTCACCGAGGCCCTCGCGCGCGGCATCCCGGTGCTGGCCACCGACGTCGGCGGACTGCCGGAGGCCGTCGGCCGCGCCCCCGACGGCGGCGTGCCCGGCATCCTCGTCCCGCCGGAGGACCCCGCCGCCCTCGCCGCGGAACTGCGCGGCTGGTTCGGCGAGGCGGACGTACGACGACGACTGAAGGCGGCTGCCCGGGGCCGGCGGGCCGCCCTGGACGGCTGGGCGACCACGGCCCGCAGCCTGGCCGGAGTACTCGGCCGACTCCCGAGCGAGCCCAGGAGGGCGGCATGA
- a CDS encoding class I SAM-dependent methyltransferase — protein MRKTATKQSGKIPAQPGPREVASVKPGVPSHAESDAESVIPGAGPSTHPGERPTVRLRDAGPDDAPRYAPEWLELREGPDAAARAGDLIDPLRIRLANLPGKAGLVIHDLGCGTGSMGRWLAPRLDGPQHWILHDRDPYLLHFAAVASPRSAADGSRVTVETRRGDVGLLTPDALAGASLVTASALLDVLTREEIETLATACTGAGCPALLTLSVAGRVELTPADPLDEEIADAFNSHQRRGGLLGPDAVTVACEAFSERGATVRLHPSAWRLGPAESALTAQWLRGWVGAAVEERPELKEPAERYLRDRLEACRAGELKVVVHHTDLLALSRPAGGAS, from the coding sequence ATGAGGAAGACGGCGACCAAGCAGAGCGGGAAGATCCCGGCACAGCCGGGACCGCGGGAGGTGGCGTCGGTGAAGCCCGGAGTTCCTTCCCACGCCGAATCCGACGCGGAATCGGTCATCCCCGGGGCCGGTCCCAGCACCCACCCCGGCGAGCGTCCCACCGTACGACTCAGGGACGCGGGTCCCGACGACGCTCCCCGCTACGCCCCCGAGTGGCTCGAGCTTCGGGAAGGGCCCGACGCGGCCGCGCGGGCGGGCGACCTGATCGACCCGCTGCGGATCCGGCTGGCGAACCTGCCGGGCAAGGCCGGCCTCGTCATCCACGACCTGGGCTGCGGCACCGGCTCGATGGGCCGCTGGCTGGCGCCCCGCCTGGACGGCCCCCAGCACTGGATCCTGCACGACCGGGACCCCTACCTCCTGCACTTCGCGGCGGTCGCGTCCCCGCGCTCCGCCGCCGACGGCAGCCGGGTCACCGTCGAGACCCGCCGCGGCGACGTCGGCCTGCTCACCCCGGACGCCCTCGCCGGCGCCTCCCTGGTGACGGCCTCCGCGCTCCTCGACGTCCTCACCCGGGAGGAGATCGAGACCCTCGCCACGGCCTGCACGGGAGCCGGCTGCCCGGCTCTGCTCACCCTGTCCGTGGCGGGCCGCGTGGAACTCACCCCGGCCGACCCGCTGGACGAGGAGATCGCCGACGCGTTCAACTCCCACCAGCGGCGCGGCGGACTGCTCGGCCCGGACGCCGTCACCGTCGCCTGCGAGGCGTTCTCCGAACGGGGCGCGACGGTACGGCTGCACCCGAGTGCCTGGCGCCTCGGCCCCGCCGAGTCCGCGCTCACCGCCCAGTGGCTGCGCGGCTGGGTCGGCGCGGCCGTCGAGGAGCGGCCCGAGCTGAAGGAGCCCGCCGAACGCTACCTCCGGGACCGCCTGGAGGCCTGCCGCGCGGGCGAGTTGAAGGTCGTCGTCCACCACACCGACCTGCTGGCGCTGTCCCGGCCGGCGGGCGGAGCGTCATGA
- a CDS encoding creatininase family protein, which produces MSGSGIRSAAYGLLPTDTTEDVRTRGAGVSTQVAVLPVGSFEQHGPYLPLATDTLVACAVAREIAAAYPVHLLPPVTISCSHEHAAWPGTVSISSVTLHAVVRDIAASLRRSGVEALVVVNGHGGNYVLGNVVQEASARGERMALFPAAEDWEAARLEAGVVTSLLTDMHAGEIETSILLHTDPECVRSGYETSDFVADDRRHLLTLGMSGYTDSGVIGRPSLGSAEKGKALLESLAASFGTYFSALTGE; this is translated from the coding sequence ATGAGCGGTTCGGGAATACGGTCGGCGGCGTACGGTCTGTTGCCGACGGACACTACGGAAGACGTACGGACGCGGGGGGCGGGCGTCTCAACACAGGTCGCCGTCCTTCCGGTCGGAAGCTTCGAACAACACGGTCCGTACCTTCCCCTGGCGACCGACACCCTCGTCGCCTGCGCCGTCGCGCGGGAGATCGCCGCGGCGTACCCGGTGCACCTCCTCCCCCCGGTGACGATCTCCTGCTCGCACGAGCACGCGGCCTGGCCGGGGACCGTCAGCATCTCCTCCGTCACCCTTCATGCGGTGGTACGGGACATAGCGGCCTCGCTGCGCCGCTCGGGCGTCGAGGCGCTGGTCGTGGTCAACGGACACGGCGGCAACTACGTGCTGGGCAATGTCGTCCAGGAGGCCTCCGCCCGCGGGGAGCGAATGGCGCTCTTCCCGGCCGCGGAGGACTGGGAGGCCGCCCGTCTGGAGGCCGGGGTGGTCACCTCGCTGCTCACCGACATGCACGCGGGAGAAATCGAGACCTCCATTCTTCTGCACACCGACCCGGAATGTGTCCGATCCGGTTACGAGACCTCCGATTTCGTCGCGGACGACCGTCGCCATCTCCTCACCCTCGGTATGTCCGGTTACACCGATTCCGGTGTCATCGGGCGCCCTTCGCTGGGCTCGGCGGAAAAGGGGAAAGCCTTGCTGGAGAGCCTCGCGGCGTCCTTCGGTACGTATTTCTCGGCGCTCACCGGGGAGTAG
- the ribA gene encoding GTP cyclohydrolase II → MTDKVGVLGKKAPQRTGVERVVNAPLPTVYGKFQAVGYLDHDRGDEQVALVYGDIGSDDVLVRLHSECLTGDAFGSQHCECGDQLDAALRAVVKEGSGIVVYLRGHEGRGIGLLAKLRAMALQAEGLDTVEANLALGLPVDSRDYGVAAGIFHDLGVNSVRLMSNNPRKREALLRHGITVAETVPLLITPCESNITYLRTKRERLDHVLPHLDAVAHLS, encoded by the coding sequence ATGACAGATAAAGTTGGCGTCCTCGGCAAGAAGGCACCACAGCGCACCGGCGTGGAACGCGTGGTGAATGCCCCGCTGCCCACCGTGTACGGGAAATTCCAGGCGGTCGGCTATCTCGATCACGACCGCGGTGACGAACAGGTCGCCCTGGTCTACGGTGACATCGGCTCGGACGACGTCCTCGTACGGTTGCATTCGGAGTGCCTGACCGGTGACGCGTTCGGCTCCCAGCACTGCGAGTGCGGCGACCAGTTGGACGCCGCGCTGCGGGCCGTGGTCAAGGAGGGCAGCGGCATCGTCGTCTATCTGCGGGGTCACGAGGGCCGGGGCATCGGACTGCTCGCCAAGCTGCGCGCGATGGCGCTCCAGGCGGAGGGTCTGGACACCGTCGAGGCCAACCTCGCGCTCGGTCTGCCGGTGGACTCCCGGGACTACGGCGTCGCCGCCGGGATCTTCCACGACCTGGGCGTGAACTCGGTCCGCCTGATGTCCAACAATCCGCGCAAGCGTGAGGCGCTGCTGCGGCACGGCATCACGGTCGCCGAGACGGTGCCGCTGCTCATCACGCCGTGCGAGAGCAACATCACCTATCTGCGCACCAAGCGGGAGCGGCTGGACCACGTCCTGCCCCATCTGGACGCGGTGGCCCACCTGTCCTGA